The genomic region GGCAGTGCCCGCTATCCGGCCTCGAACGCCGGCGTTCCGGTACGTGACTGTCCAGACTGCACCGGGACGCTGGTCCGCGCTCGGAGCGAAGTCACCTGTACCGGCTGTGACGCCGTCTACGGGATTCCGAGCGATGCCGCGGTCACTGGCGGCCGCTGTGACGACTGCGGACTCCCCACGCTTCGAGTGGAGCGCGGGCGAGCGTTCGAACTGTGCCTCGACCGGGAGTGTGACTCACTGGACGACGCGGTCACCGCGGCCTTTGACCGCGAGTGGGACTGTCCCAACTGCGACGGCGACCTGTTGATTCTTCGCCGCGGCGGCCTGCTCGCCGGCTGTGAGCACTACCCTGACTGTGACACCGGCTTCTCGATTCCGTCCGGCGTCGTCGTCGGCGACTGTGACTGCGGCCTGCCGCTGTTCGAAACCGCTGGCGGCACGCGCTGTTTGGAC from Haloarcula sp. H-GB4 harbors:
- a CDS encoding topoisomerase DNA-binding C4 zinc finger domain-containing protein, translating into MHDGTRVIAGECTTVFEGTREREQRGDVLVVVKPDNTVLVHDATGYQPVAWLTRAESVTIDDGTVTARDGDELLRVVPHDEHGSARYPASNAGVPVRDCPDCTGTLVRARSEVTCTGCDAVYGIPSDAAVTGGRCDDCGLPTLRVERGRAFELCLDRECDSLDDAVTAAFDREWDCPNCDGDLLILRRGGLLAGCEHYPDCDTGFSIPSGVVVGDCDCGLPLFETAGGTRCLDSSCEERG